From the Campylobacter sp. CNRCH_2014_0184h genome, one window contains:
- a CDS encoding phage baseplate assembly protein V, whose amino-acid sequence MNELGIICDIKDNKAKVAIGEMVTDFLSVFQAFSNSYAVSFSPLRIGEQVLVMPVRGDLNSGVILRGLYQEKHKAKNTDTNTFNIDFEDGTHLEYNSKSNTLKLDVTKDINITCVNKTINNQNDTLNTQSHTTNANTITLNAPSINLNGNTQIAGTISTSGKGGASGTFSIKGNLNLIGDLKVSGNISDSKGDLTNHTHSCTDGATAVGR is encoded by the coding sequence ATGAATGAGCTTGGCATCATTTGCGACATTAAAGACAATAAAGCAAAAGTTGCTATTGGAGAAATGGTAACTGATTTTTTAAGTGTTTTTCAAGCTTTTTCAAATTCTTACGCAGTGAGCTTTTCACCTTTAAGAATAGGAGAACAAGTTTTAGTAATGCCTGTGCGCGGGGATTTAAATTCAGGTGTAATTTTGCGTGGGCTTTATCAAGAAAAACACAAAGCAAAAAACACAGATACTAATACTTTTAATATAGACTTTGAAGATGGAACACACCTAGAATATAACTCTAAAAGTAACACTTTAAAGCTTGATGTAACTAAAGATATAAATATTACTTGTGTGAATAAAACCATCAATAACCAAAACGACACCTTAAACACTCAAAGTCATACCACAAACGCTAACACCATAACGCTTAATGCCCCAAGCATTAATTTAAATGGTAATACTCAAATTGCAGGAACAATTTCTACAAGTGGCAAAGGTGGAGCAAGTGGGACTTTTAGCATAAAGGGGAATTTAAATTTAATTGGTGATTTAAAGGTTAGTGGAAATATAAGTGATAGCAAAGGTGATTTAACAAATCATACTCATTCTTGCACAGATGGTGCTACGGCGGTAGGTAGATGA
- a CDS encoding GPW/gp25 family protein yields MKYLTSIEESVKDILITPFGSRVMRPEYGSLLYTLIDRKIDDDFKIKLTRYTAEAISKWEKRVRLKGVRLNECKDNKLNITLLFENYQDLKVELSK; encoded by the coding sequence ATGAAATATTTAACAAGCATTGAAGAAAGTGTTAAAGACATTTTAATCACTCCTTTTGGTTCAAGAGTAATGAGACCTGAGTATGGCTCTTTGCTTTATACACTAATAGATAGAAAAATTGATGATGATTTTAAAATCAAACTTACTAGATATACAGCAGAGGCTATTTCAAAGTGGGAAAAAAGAGTAAGGTTAAAAGGTGTGCGTTTAAATGAATGCAAAGATAATAAATTAAACATTACCTTGCTTTTTGAAAATTATCAGGATTTAAAAGTGGAGCTTAGTAAATGA
- a CDS encoding baseplate J/gp47 family protein has product MSEILNANNAYFKQSFLKDIPYPKIIEELDFEKILKDLEELFKSFLNENVELLESDPFKAVLEALAYREMIIRARINEAIKATYLHYASGSDLDNVVANGYLIQRLKGVKPTAKVEFELNTLLTYDVIIPKGAIFSNENADIATLKEEVIIKKGQNKAQGILELDEFVQSKESKTEFLQTPLPFVTKIKQLESFSGGASEESDESLRQRAVMSVHRFSTAGSEKGYIYHALSASAKVASIKALNNGAGKVRVIIKSEDKASVDVVKEYLSADERRPLTDEVSVELAKKREFIIEAKLLLLELSRANEISEKINALQSDFDLSVDLALGFIYKCLHQDGVYKSEILSIKEKITNEEEQELKDLPLENILIADDEFAKISFELSYEKAIL; this is encoded by the coding sequence ATGAGTGAAATTTTAAACGCTAATAATGCATACTTTAAACAAAGCTTTTTAAAAGATATTCCTTATCCAAAAATCATAGAAGAGCTTGATTTTGAAAAGATTTTAAAAGATCTTGAAGAGCTTTTTAAAAGCTTTTTAAATGAAAATGTAGAGCTTTTAGAATCAGATCCTTTTAAGGCTGTATTAGAAGCACTTGCTTATAGAGAAATGATAATTAGAGCAAGAATTAATGAAGCAATAAAAGCTACATATTTACATTATGCTAGTGGAAGTGATTTAGATAATGTAGTAGCAAATGGCTACTTGATACAAAGGCTTAAAGGAGTTAAACCAACAGCCAAAGTAGAGTTTGAATTAAATACTTTGCTTACTTATGATGTAATCATTCCAAAAGGTGCGATTTTTTCCAATGAAAATGCTGATATTGCTACCTTAAAAGAAGAAGTAATAATCAAAAAAGGACAAAACAAAGCACAAGGTATTTTAGAGCTTGATGAGTTTGTGCAAAGTAAAGAAAGTAAAACAGAGTTTTTACAAACCCCACTGCCTTTTGTAACTAAAATAAAACAACTTGAAAGTTTTAGTGGTGGAGCAAGTGAAGAAAGTGATGAGAGTTTAAGGCAAAGAGCTGTGATGAGCGTGCATAGATTTTCAACAGCAGGAAGTGAAAAAGGATATATCTATCATGCCCTAAGTGCAAGTGCTAAGGTAGCTTCTATTAAAGCTTTAAATAATGGAGCAGGAAAAGTAAGAGTTATTATTAAAAGTGAAGATAAAGCAAGTGTTGATGTGGTTAAAGAGTATTTAAGTGCAGATGAAAGAAGACCTTTAACTGATGAAGTAAGCGTGGAATTGGCTAAGAAAAGAGAGTTTATTATAGAAGCTAAACTTTTGCTTTTAGAATTAAGTCGTGCTAATGAAATTAGCGAAAAAATTAATGCCTTACAAAGTGATTTTGATTTAAGTGTAGATTTAGCACTGGGATTTATTTACAAATGCTTACATCAAGATGGGGTTTATAAGAGTGAAATTTTAAGCATTAAAGAAAAAATTACAAATGAAGAAGAGCAAGAATTAAAAGACTTACCTTTGGAAAATATATTAATAGCTGATGATGAGTTTGCAAAAATTAGCTTTGAACTTAGCTATGAAAAGGCTATATTATGA
- a CDS encoding phage tail protein I, which produces MSNLVLNHHPKQSKAIDLSAKARFEDLNLASITNLAQHCDERLLPILANAYDVSIDGLSQKEARALLSKALMLKRHAGTTYAIKESLKAVFDTALVEEWFNYDGKPYHFKVKVTSSHKPFDENTFKQLEKLIYEYKNVRSVLESIELKVQSHCDKYNASANFTIENISVLPLRVRQRQAKLSSFNAIAVFISEKNIQSGVVL; this is translated from the coding sequence ATGAGTAACTTAGTTTTAAACCACCACCCAAAACAAAGCAAAGCTATTGATTTAAGTGCAAAGGCAAGATTTGAAGATTTAAATTTAGCTAGTATCACAAATTTAGCACAGCATTGTGATGAAAGATTGTTGCCAATTTTAGCAAATGCTTATGATGTAAGTATTGATGGTTTAAGTCAAAAAGAAGCAAGAGCGCTTTTAAGCAAAGCTTTAATGCTTAAAAGACATGCAGGAACTACCTATGCCATAAAAGAAAGCTTAAAAGCAGTATTTGATACAGCTTTAGTAGAAGAATGGTTTAATTATGATGGTAAGCCTTATCATTTTAAAGTAAAAGTAACTAGCTCTCATAAACCTTTTGATGAAAACACTTTTAAACAGCTTGAAAAACTTATTTATGAGTATAAAAATGTGCGTAGTGTTTTAGAAAGTATTGAATTAAAAGTGCAAAGTCATTGTGATAAATACAATGCTAGTGCCAATTTTACAATAGAAAATATAAGTGTTTTACCACTTAGAGTAAGACAAAGACAAGCAAAACTTTCTTCTTTTAACGCAATAGCTGTTTTTATTAGTGAGAAAAATATACAAAGTGGAGTTGTTTTATGA
- a CDS encoding DUF4376 domain-containing protein: MIIDKRTLTGQGENINIAIINFAIENNTSLCLLDRFLNEDEDGKKIDDITPEEIENGTQAVKEYCLANKNENLYFEYLLAISQEDEKLNILKEKKKYEIQTKRDEALESGLVYNEHTFQTREKDKQNIIGAATNLMFDIQSGTNSISEIIWIDINDEKVTFTPQDFLKFASSVAYHTQEIIFKANALKERIEQAKSEQDLEAIVWEK; encoded by the coding sequence ATGATAATAGATAAAAGAACATTAACAGGTCAAGGTGAGAATATAAATATTGCTATTATAAATTTTGCAATTGAAAATAATACTAGTCTTTGTTTGTTAGATAGATTTTTAAACGAAGATGAAGACGGTAAAAAAATAGATGATATTACACCTGAAGAAATTGAAAATGGTACACAAGCAGTAAAAGAATACTGTCTAGCAAATAAAAATGAGAATTTATATTTTGAGTACCTACTAGCAATTTCACAAGAAGATGAAAAATTAAATATTTTAAAAGAAAAGAAAAAATATGAAATTCAAACTAAAAGAGATGAAGCTTTAGAAAGCGGACTTGTTTATAATGAGCATACTTTCCAAACAAGAGAAAAAGACAAGCAAAATATCATTGGAGCTGCAACTAATTTAATGTTTGATATACAAAGTGGGACTAACTCAATTTCTGAAATCATTTGGATTGATATAAATGATGAAAAAGTAACTTTTACACCACAAGATTTTTTAAAATTTGCTTCAAGCGTAGCTTATCATACCCAAGAAATTATCTTTAAAGCGAATGCATTAAAAGAAAGAATAGAGCAAGCTAAATCTGAGCAAGATTTAGAAGCTATTGTTTGGGAGAAATGA
- a CDS encoding DUF1353 domain-containing protein: protein MKKVILKPFSKDRFILVQDYEFSLKSFKGKIPANFTSNGANIPRIFWSIFPPNSPEYLSAVVVHDYLCERANSRNDYKLADLALKEAMQALGCSSIKTFIFYHACNSFHAIKCFLKGI, encoded by the coding sequence ATGAAAAAAGTAATTTTAAAACCATTTAGCAAAGATAGGTTTATACTTGTACAAGATTATGAGTTTAGTTTAAAAAGCTTTAAAGGAAAAATCCCTGCTAATTTTACAAGCAATGGAGCAAATATTCCTAGAATTTTTTGGAGTATTTTTCCACCAAACTCACCTGAGTATTTAAGTGCAGTTGTTGTGCATGATTATTTGTGTGAAAGAGCTAATTCTAGAAATGATTATAAATTAGCAGATTTGGCTTTAAAAGAAGCTATGCAAGCCTTAGGATGTTCTAGTATTAAAACTTTTATTTTTTATCATGCGTGCAATAGCTTTCATGCGATTAAGTGTTTTTTAAAAGGCATTTAA
- a CDS encoding phage tail sheath family protein, giving the protein MAANYGVNFTIENGAASPIAIQSDTPIGIAGVIEGANKDMIYTKAGYESTQTMPIFAFSSASKAKEFVSDLIKEHNLQDFRLLDTLECINLQNVSNVIIISFFEKDTEDENTLANASEAIEMFKKAKHRTGFAPDLIIAPYYSHEAGIKAKLQSVAEAMNITAIVDLYANNAGEAINAMESFSSKRLVATWPWVQILNTQGKYTYVPQSPIIAAMIAHTDGDKEYGFSDSYSNRVMNGVTGSEHFVEFIMGEDCDADRLRKNHISTCILYEGFRTWGGESSDEDTIWQDLARVRTFDRIAIAAQKASFKAIDKKASELYFVKISVEEMLRNLKGAKVLIGYDVEWDEEQNTPSNVSAGKFYLKVKIMNNPIVKQLTINFKYSDEWSDDLIKTMQGE; this is encoded by the coding sequence ATGGCAGCTAATTATGGAGTTAATTTTACTATAGAAAATGGTGCAGCAAGTCCTATAGCTATACAAAGTGATACACCTATAGGTATAGCTGGGGTGATTGAGGGTGCAAATAAAGATATGATTTATACTAAAGCTGGATATGAGAGTACTCAAACTATGCCAATTTTTGCTTTTTCTAGTGCAAGTAAAGCAAAAGAGTTTGTAAGTGATTTGATTAAAGAGCATAATTTACAAGATTTTAGACTCTTAGACACTTTAGAATGCATTAATTTACAAAATGTTTCTAATGTGATTATCATTAGTTTTTTTGAAAAAGATACAGAGGATGAAAACACTTTAGCAAATGCAAGTGAAGCGATAGAAATGTTTAAAAAAGCAAAGCATCGCACAGGCTTTGCTCCTGATTTAATCATCGCTCCTTATTATTCTCATGAAGCAGGCATAAAAGCTAAACTTCAAAGCGTAGCAGAGGCTATGAATATTACAGCTATAGTAGATTTATATGCAAACAATGCTGGAGAAGCTATTAATGCTATGGAAAGTTTTAGCTCAAAAAGATTGGTTGCCACTTGGCCTTGGGTGCAAATTTTAAATACCCAAGGAAAATACACCTATGTTCCTCAAAGTCCAATCATAGCAGCAATGATAGCACATACTGATGGAGATAAAGAATATGGCTTTAGTGATTCTTACTCCAATAGAGTTATGAATGGAGTAACTGGGAGTGAGCATTTTGTGGAATTTATTATGGGTGAAGATTGTGATGCAGATAGATTAAGAAAAAATCATATTTCAACTTGTATTCTTTATGAGGGCTTTAGAACTTGGGGTGGTGAAAGTAGTGATGAAGATACCATATGGCAAGATTTAGCAAGAGTAAGAACTTTTGATCGTATTGCCATAGCAGCTCAAAAGGCTTCTTTTAAAGCAATTGATAAAAAAGCTAGTGAGCTTTATTTTGTGAAGATTAGTGTTGAAGAAATGCTAAGAAATTTAAAAGGTGCTAAGGTTTTAATTGGCTATGATGTAGAGTGGGATGAAGAGCAAAATACTCCAAGCAATGTTAGTGCTGGTAAATTTTACTTAAAAGTAAAAATCATGAATAACCCAATTGTAAAACAACTAACCATTAATTTCAAATACTCAGATGAGTGGAGTGATGATTTAATTAAAACTATGCAAGGAGAGTAA
- a CDS encoding phage major tail tube protein has product MKRRIGEVIQECNVYIDGQGYLGVVRNLKLPDIEQEMIETKGVLSANYGSGVLKPLEISFKLSVVDPVLYAAFFHTTYSTIKAPILFRESVHQGGDNHGISAEIMGEFISLNESDHESGKEVEVEVKMAVHSYIQRRNKIPIITYDHKNTILMINGIDLMSGVRSNLTI; this is encoded by the coding sequence ATGAAGAGAAGAATCGGGGAAGTTATACAAGAATGTAATGTTTATATAGATGGTCAGGGTTACTTAGGAGTAGTTAGAAATCTAAAACTTCCTGATATAGAGCAAGAAATGATAGAAACAAAAGGAGTTTTAAGTGCAAATTATGGTAGTGGCGTGTTAAAACCATTAGAAATCTCTTTTAAACTTTCTGTGGTTGATCCAGTACTTTATGCTGCATTTTTTCATACAACTTATAGCACTATTAAAGCACCCATTCTTTTTAGAGAAAGTGTGCATCAAGGAGGTGATAATCATGGAATTAGCGCTGAAATTATGGGTGAGTTTATAAGTTTAAATGAAAGTGATCATGAAAGCGGAAAAGAAGTTGAAGTTGAAGTAAAAATGGCTGTTCATTCTTATATACAAAGAAGAAACAAAATACCAATTATTACTTATGATCATAAAAATACTATTTTAATGATTAATGGTATTGATTTAATGAGTGGTGTACGCTCTAATTTAACTATTTAA
- a CDS encoding phage tail assembly protein, translating into MKEKLIKLENGEELKMKAPNVRVLKNATSKSDKEMDQTIYMIATLTNKQESDIEELNLKDFMALQNALKDFLQEAGVIA; encoded by the coding sequence ATGAAAGAAAAACTAATTAAACTTGAAAATGGTGAAGAGTTAAAAATGAAAGCACCTAATGTGCGTGTTTTAAAAAATGCTACCAGTAAAAGTGATAAAGAAATGGATCAAACTATTTATATGATAGCTACGCTTACAAATAAACAAGAAAGTGACATAGAAGAATTAAATCTTAAAGATTTTATGGCTTTGCAAAATGCTCTTAAAGATTTTTTGCAAGAAGCAGGAGTTATAGCCTAG
- a CDS encoding phage tail tape measure protein codes for MENAGSIGIGIVLGLVTKNASAVGKIVKDFNNLEKVAAKTKLGISGLQKQLDTLKLNSNLREELKAQRKGLQDEIFTLGNLISSGIVGKSIKVGIDFESAMADVKKVTELSEGHSLKDFKQDIIDLSKKLPMSAEEIAKIVSEGGKLGLASKEALEFGKTATAMGVAFEMGADEAGEAIGGLMANLQTDVKGIKDLGDSINYLADKGSSDAKNIVDIISRIGGMGNLVGLQRENMAALAATLDEVKIPAEVAGTAISSMLTKLSTADALGEKAEEAFMQLGLSGEFMKKALNENSQEAINLLLSRIKTLNKESQIGVITNIFGNDSGTIRAMTTLVNGYDRYQELLKMANSEEKKGSMDKELINKCDTTAAALKILGNNITAIAIKFSDALLPVVKSVALGFSFVTNIIDILLSNFPVLSTIIATATVTFLLAKPAILAYAFAKNYVKDSTLLFKNALIATRIHLLAFANSCNISKISLIGKALALKLVRIRLMASVIAAIIYKKAAIGLNLVLANLSKAFIYVARCIKILTITMLTSPLGIALAAIGIVAGVIIANWDKVKIWFVSFIEWLKPIFNPIANIFNSIWQGISDFFYGIFGGMFEWFGDKLSWISETIASVGNFINDVLGFFGLNDDEVKVSTNKQSEEKIINAYRDELPQTNEILEAKSIKQMPINSTPSFNNGSINVTVNGTFNIATKDGNFNMQEFATAIQKSIFDALRKQEQNKINTTIYG; via the coding sequence GTGGAAAATGCTGGAAGTATTGGAATTGGTATTGTTTTAGGTTTAGTGACTAAAAATGCAAGTGCTGTTGGTAAAATAGTTAAAGATTTTAATAATTTAGAAAAAGTAGCAGCAAAAACCAAACTCGGCATTAGTGGCTTACAAAAACAACTAGATACCCTTAAATTAAATAGCAATCTAAGAGAAGAATTGAAAGCTCAAAGAAAAGGATTGCAAGATGAAATTTTTACCTTAGGAAATTTAATAAGCAGCGGGATTGTTGGCAAAAGTATAAAAGTTGGAATTGATTTTGAAAGCGCAATGGCTGATGTAAAAAAAGTAACAGAGCTTAGCGAGGGACATAGTTTAAAAGATTTCAAGCAAGATATTATAGATTTAAGCAAAAAGCTGCCAATGAGTGCTGAAGAGATTGCAAAAATAGTAAGCGAAGGAGGAAAGTTAGGTTTAGCTAGTAAAGAAGCTCTTGAGTTTGGAAAAACAGCTACTGCAATGGGAGTTGCTTTCGAGATGGGAGCAGATGAGGCTGGTGAGGCCATAGGTGGTCTTATGGCAAATTTGCAAACCGATGTAAAAGGTATAAAAGATTTAGGTGATAGTATTAATTATTTAGCAGATAAAGGTTCTAGTGATGCTAAGAATATAGTAGATATTATAAGTAGAATTGGTGGAATGGGTAACCTTGTAGGACTTCAAAGAGAAAATATGGCTGCACTTGCGGCCACCCTTGATGAAGTGAAAATTCCTGCTGAAGTTGCAGGAACAGCAATTTCAAGTATGCTTACTAAACTTTCTACAGCAGATGCGTTAGGAGAAAAAGCAGAAGAAGCTTTTATGCAATTAGGGCTTAGTGGTGAATTTATGAAAAAAGCTTTAAATGAAAACTCTCAAGAAGCTATCAATCTTTTACTTTCACGCATAAAAACACTCAACAAAGAATCCCAAATAGGAGTAATAACTAATATTTTTGGCAATGATAGTGGTACAATCAGAGCTATGACTACTTTAGTAAATGGTTATGATCGCTATCAAGAGCTCTTAAAAATGGCAAATTCTGAAGAGAAAAAAGGGTCTATGGATAAAGAATTAATTAACAAGTGTGATACAACAGCTGCTGCTTTAAAAATACTTGGCAATAACATTACTGCCATTGCAATTAAATTTTCAGATGCTTTGCTCCCTGTAGTTAAATCAGTAGCTTTAGGCTTTAGCTTTGTTACTAATATTATAGATATCTTACTTTCAAATTTCCCAGTACTTAGTACAATTATAGCTACAGCTACCGTTACTTTTTTACTTGCAAAACCAGCAATATTAGCATATGCATTTGCTAAAAACTATGTTAAAGATTCCACTCTTTTATTTAAGAATGCCTTAATAGCAACAAGAATTCATCTTTTAGCTTTTGCCAATTCTTGTAATATTTCAAAAATATCACTTATCGGTAAAGCTCTTGCATTAAAACTAGTAAGAATTAGATTAATGGCTAGTGTGATTGCAGCGATTATTTATAAAAAAGCTGCTATAGGATTAAATCTTGTACTAGCAAATCTTTCTAAAGCTTTTATATATGTAGCAAGATGTATTAAAATTTTAACCATAACAATGCTTACTAGTCCACTTGGTATTGCATTGGCTGCAATTGGCATTGTTGCAGGAGTTATTATAGCTAACTGGGACAAAGTTAAGATTTGGTTTGTCTCTTTTATAGAATGGTTGAAGCCAATATTTAATCCAATAGCAAATATTTTTAATTCTATTTGGCAGGGAATAAGCGACTTCTTTTATGGTATTTTTGGTGGCATGTTTGAGTGGTTTGGAGATAAACTTTCTTGGATTAGTGAAACAATAGCTTCTGTAGGAAATTTCATAAATGATGTTTTAGGATTTTTTGGTTTAAATGATGATGAAGTTAAAGTAAGCACCAATAAACAAAGTGAAGAAAAGATTATTAATGCTTATAGGGATGAATTACCACAAACAAATGAAATTTTAGAAGCAAAAAGTATTAAACAAATGCCAATTAATTCTACTCCAAGCTTTAACAATGGCAGTATCAATGTAACGGTCAATGGTACTTTTAATATAGCCACAAAAGATGGTAATTTTAATATGCAAGAGTTTGCTACTGCTATACAAAAAAGCATATTTGATGCTTTAAGAAAACAGGAGCAAAATAAAATCAATACTACTATTTATGGGTAA
- a CDS encoding phage virion morphogenesis protein translates to MSDYIEIKGLENFFKACDKLIDMDKHGQSILAGAGESMRNAIIDSFKNERSIFGQKWQALKPATIKQKIKEGKNNGILKRDGELSKETNWQSKVSKNSVEVFNNIQSKKGFKYGLTHQYGSKKKNIPARAFLPIDNNNVLHKSVRETIYEDTKDFIKKISKN, encoded by the coding sequence ATGAGCGATTATATAGAGATTAAAGGACTCGAAAACTTTTTTAAGGCTTGTGATAAATTAATAGATATGGATAAACATGGGCAAAGCATTTTAGCAGGTGCTGGAGAAAGTATGAGAAATGCTATCATAGATTCTTTTAAAAATGAGCGTAGTATTTTTGGGCAAAAATGGCAAGCTCTAAAACCAGCGACAATAAAACAAAAAATTAAAGAAGGAAAAAATAATGGTATTTTAAAAAGAGATGGTGAGTTAAGCAAAGAAACGAATTGGCAAAGTAAAGTTAGTAAAAATAGTGTAGAAGTTTTTAATAATATACAAAGTAAGAAAGGTTTTAAATATGGACTTACTCATCAATATGGCAGCAAAAAGAAAAATATACCAGCAAGAGCTTTTTTACCAATAGATAATAACAATGTTTTACATAAAAGTGTAAGAGAAACAATTTATGAAGATACTAAAGATTTTATTAAAAAAATTAGCAAAAACTAA
- a CDS encoding DNA adenine methylase has product MNTINKFLKTSTQTKPTQTKLKAAFAWVGGKNYLAKEIIALMPEHKTYIEVFGGALSVFYQKSPSKIEVINDINNELINLHLCIRNKPQSLNNVLNSLFVSRKIFAMIKNKELKPRNDIERAAFYFYLISTSFGSNMGQFAMSKQRAPKRLLRDFSLHTQRLKHASIENKSFEYILKEYDYNEALFYLDPPYVGTENYYKNTNGFGIKEHKLLNELLKNIKGKFMLSYNDCELVRELYKDFNFKELKVRYSLNNNVLKRKESKEVLIMNF; this is encoded by the coding sequence ATGAACACTATAAACAAATTTCTAAAAACTAGCACACAAACTAAACCTACACAAACTAAATTAAAAGCTGCATTTGCTTGGGTGGGTGGTAAAAACTATTTAGCTAAAGAAATCATTGCTTTAATGCCAGAGCATAAAACTTATATAGAAGTTTTTGGTGGAGCTTTGAGTGTTTTTTATCAAAAAAGTCCTTCAAAAATAGAAGTTATTAATGATATAAATAACGAGCTTATTAATTTGCACCTTTGCATAAGAAACAAACCACAAAGTTTAAATAATGTATTAAATTCTTTATTTGTAAGTAGAAAGATATTTGCAATGATAAAAAATAAAGAATTAAAGCCAAGAAATGATATAGAAAGAGCTGCTTTTTATTTTTATCTTATTAGCACTTCTTTTGGATCAAACATGGGGCAATTTGCCATGAGCAAACAAAGAGCGCCAAAAAGATTGCTTAGAGATTTTAGCTTACATACACAAAGGCTTAAACATGCTAGCATTGAGAATAAAAGCTTTGAATATATTTTAAAAGAATATGATTACAATGAGGCTTTGTTTTATTTAGATCCACCTTATGTGGGGACTGAAAATTATTATAAAAACACTAATGGTTTTGGAATAAAAGAGCATAAACTATTAAATGAGTTATTAAAAAACATCAAGGGTAAATTTATGCTTTCTTATAATGATTGTGAGCTTGTAAGAGAACTTTATAAAGATTTTAATTTTAAGGAGTTAAAAGTAAGATATTCTTTAAATAACAATGTTTTAAAAAGAAAAGAGAGCAAGGAGGTTTTAATAATGAACTTTTAA
- a CDS encoding ankyrin repeat domain-containing protein, with protein sequence MNRAILDIRQGVSKGFINVICNGNNDVVLEYLKNGMSATKECMGEQPMFYAINHNNFGAILLLLKYGAILEKDYLEECKENFRKEALDFLASLLK encoded by the coding sequence ATGAATAGAGCAATATTAGATATAAGACAAGGTGTTAGCAAGGGATTTATAAATGTAATTTGCAATGGCAACAATGATGTTGTATTAGAGTATCTTAAAAACGGTATGAGTGCTACTAAAGAATGTATGGGCGAACAACCTATGTTTTATGCTATTAATCATAATAATTTTGGAGCTATTTTGCTCTTATTAAAATACGGAGCTATTTTAGAAAAAGATTATCTAGAAGAATGCAAAGAAAATTTTAGAAAAGAAGCTTTAGATTTTTTAGCTTCTTTGCTTAAGTAA
- a CDS encoding helix-turn-helix transcriptional regulator, with product MQMQEVIEKLKDILASEGKCELKTKDIAKELGIHPDTFNSMKFRNSIPYAHILNFLEKRNISINYFFYGSSPKDQLECEYKYKILKLYKTNASLGGGGINDILDFENILIDQKILDFFKTKDCEFITCYGESMEPIIKDRSICVIDRNKTFKNKSICVVNTKDGLFIKQVLKQDNGVILHSLNPLYKDIFYKNGDFLLIGVVVGELSKI from the coding sequence ATGCAAATGCAAGAAGTAATTGAGAAGTTAAAAGACATACTTGCAAGTGAAGGTAAGTGCGAATTAAAAACAAAAGATATAGCTAAAGAATTAGGTATCCATCCAGACACTTTTAACTCAATGAAATTTAGAAACTCTATTCCTTATGCACATATTTTAAATTTCTTAGAAAAAAGAAATATTAGTATTAATTACTTCTTTTATGGAAGCTCTCCAAAAGATCAATTAGAATGTGAATACAAATATAAAATTTTAAAACTATATAAAACCAATGCTAGTTTAGGTGGAGGTGGTATTAATGATATTTTAGACTTTGAAAACATATTAATAGATCAAAAGATATTAGATTTTTTTAAAACAAAAGATTGTGAGTTTATTACTTGCTATGGTGAGAGTATGGAGCCAATTATCAAAGATAGAAGTATTTGCGTAATAGATAGAAATAAAACTTTTAAAAACAAAAGCATTTGTGTGGTCAATACTAAAGATGGACTTTTTATCAAACAAGTTTTAAAACAAGATAATGGAGTAATTTTACACTCTTTAAACCCTTTATATAAAGACATATTTTATAAAAATGGAGATTTTTTGCTAATTGGTGTGGTAGTTGGAGAGCTTTCTAAGATCTAA